The following proteins come from a genomic window of Candidatus Krumholzibacteriia bacterium:
- a CDS encoding ABC-F family ATP-binding cassette domain-containing protein has product MINLSGVSFDYGRLPILREVGFSLEPGERAAVVGRNGAGKTTLFRILQGDLRPDRGDRAHSRRLKIAWLRQDMSLDEGDELFLAVRKSQTELIAAERELEDVLETLATETEGPLHDRLLLRQGELHTILDSLEGWSLDTRLASILTGLGFSTGDFTRPLHQFSGGERRVAALASVLLSRADLLLLDEPTNHLDLSSIEWLEDYLSREKSAMLMVSHDRSFLDRLSQSTWHLRDARLHRYPGNYTKFVKLRKERERLELKAFDRQQGEIARLEDYIRRNIAGQKTKQAQSRRKQLEKIERLEKPGNEYTLKLRLVPEKRGGNTVLDAQNVSKSFGSKTLFRNLNLHIQRGEKIGLVGPNGAGKSTLLSILLGKMDPDEGQTRPGKDIDPGFFDQHLDQVDDANSVEEEFRSLNPEMGEGELRGQLARFGFFDDDLDKNVGQLSGGERNRLSLLKLVYRRHNLLVLDEPTNHLDIPATESLEEALLAYEGTLIVISHDRSFLANIADRVVEIQGGIVTDYPGNWEEFCLHKEKPKARSEEPEQPPPPPKPKAPRTRWSKNRIQKRRQELIKLEASLAEAIGDKEALESQLAETSSLKEEKIRDLAWKHGEILETIVRREARWEKWASELEERGETDG; this is encoded by the coding sequence TTGATTAATCTCAGCGGAGTCTCTTTCGACTATGGACGCCTCCCGATTCTCCGGGAGGTGGGCTTCTCTCTGGAACCCGGAGAGCGAGCCGCCGTTGTGGGTAGGAACGGCGCCGGCAAGACCACGCTCTTTCGCATTCTACAGGGAGACCTTCGCCCCGACCGGGGAGATCGGGCTCATTCCAGAAGGCTGAAGATCGCCTGGCTTCGGCAGGACATGTCGCTCGATGAGGGAGACGAGCTGTTTCTCGCCGTGCGCAAAAGCCAGACCGAGCTCATTGCGGCAGAACGGGAACTGGAAGATGTTCTGGAAACCCTCGCCACGGAGACCGAAGGCCCCCTTCACGACCGGCTCCTTCTGAGACAGGGAGAATTGCACACTATTCTCGACTCACTGGAGGGCTGGAGCCTGGACACGAGGCTCGCGTCGATATTGACGGGGCTGGGTTTCTCCACGGGAGATTTCACGCGACCCCTGCATCAGTTTTCCGGCGGTGAGCGAAGGGTGGCCGCTCTGGCTTCGGTCCTCCTGAGCCGCGCCGACCTGCTGCTCCTCGATGAACCTACAAACCACCTGGATCTCTCTTCCATTGAGTGGCTGGAGGATTATCTCTCCCGGGAAAAGAGTGCCATGCTCATGGTCAGTCACGACCGGAGTTTCCTGGATCGCTTGAGCCAAAGCACCTGGCATCTGCGCGATGCACGCCTTCATCGCTATCCCGGGAATTACACGAAGTTCGTCAAGTTGCGAAAAGAGCGGGAGCGGCTGGAGTTGAAGGCCTTTGACAGGCAGCAGGGAGAAATCGCAAGGCTGGAAGACTACATTCGCCGGAACATCGCTGGCCAGAAAACGAAACAGGCCCAGAGCCGAAGGAAGCAACTCGAAAAGATCGAGCGACTCGAAAAGCCGGGCAACGAGTACACGCTGAAACTTCGCCTTGTCCCCGAGAAGCGTGGGGGAAACACAGTTCTCGATGCCCAGAATGTCAGCAAGTCCTTCGGCTCGAAGACCCTCTTTCGCAATCTCAACCTACACATCCAGCGCGGCGAGAAGATTGGCCTGGTCGGTCCAAACGGCGCGGGCAAATCCACGCTCCTTTCCATTCTGCTCGGCAAGATGGATCCCGATGAGGGCCAGACACGGCCCGGCAAGGACATTGATCCCGGTTTCTTCGACCAGCACCTGGACCAGGTCGATGATGCGAACAGCGTGGAGGAAGAGTTCCGCAGCCTGAACCCGGAGATGGGCGAAGGGGAACTTCGCGGGCAACTGGCTCGCTTCGGTTTTTTCGATGACGATCTGGACAAGAATGTGGGGCAGTTGTCCGGAGGGGAGCGCAACCGCCTAAGCCTGCTAAAGCTGGTCTATCGACGCCACAATCTTCTGGTGCTCGACGAGCCGACCAATCATCTGGACATCCCGGCCACCGAGTCGCTGGAAGAGGCTCTTCTCGCCTATGAGGGAACCCTGATCGTGATCAGCCATGACCGGAGTTTTCTTGCGAACATTGCTGACCGTGTCGTGGAGATTCAGGGAGGAATCGTCACGGACTATCCGGGAAACTGGGAAGAGTTCTGTCTTCACAAGGAGAAGCCGAAAGCTCGAAGCGAAGAGCCGGAACAGCCCCCACCCCCTCCAAAGCCGAAGGCTCCCCGAACCCGCTGGAGCAAGAACCGTATTCAGAAGCGTCGCCAGGAACTGATCAAACTGGAGGCCAGCCTTGCTGAAGCGATCGGCGACAAGGAAGCTCTGGAATCTCAACTGGCGGAGACCTCTTCCCTGAAGGAGGAGAAGATCCGCGACCTGGCCTGGAAGCACGGGGAGATTCTGGAGACGATCGTAAGGCGGGAAGCGCGCTGGGAAAAATGGGCCTCCGAGTTGGAAGAACGCGGAGAGACCGATGGATAA